The following coding sequences are from one Desulfosporosinus orientis DSM 765 window:
- a CDS encoding PadR family transcriptional regulator, protein MNRSKKSRHTNAFILLFLQESSSSYGAQILSSLQSDLPYCLTDSPSVYRALQEMEEKGWLKSSWKTPETGPPRKWYEITPQGQSALHDYAIDIAKRKANFDFFLEHYTGLSKHSIFRKEHPDEF, encoded by the coding sequence TTGAATCGATCAAAAAAGAGCCGGCATACAAATGCTTTTATTCTTTTATTTTTACAGGAATCATCATCCTCCTATGGGGCTCAGATTCTCTCCAGCTTACAGTCCGATTTACCCTATTGTTTAACCGACAGTCCTAGCGTTTACCGTGCCCTTCAAGAAATGGAGGAGAAAGGTTGGCTAAAATCCAGTTGGAAGACCCCCGAAACTGGTCCTCCTCGTAAATGGTATGAAATCACACCCCAGGGACAATCGGCACTCCATGATTATGCTATAGACATTGCTAAACGTAAAGCTAATTTCGACTTTTTTCTTGAGCATTACACCGGACTTAGCAAGCACAGTATTTTTCGAAAGGAGCACCCAGATGAATTTTAA